One window of Carcharodon carcharias isolate sCarCar2 chromosome 25, sCarCar2.pri, whole genome shotgun sequence genomic DNA carries:
- the scn2b gene encoding sodium channel subunit beta-2 produces MKLHVRPVLPRPHSALLGLMLLSSGWVHLGSSMEVMVSPYIIKLNGTSAKLTCTFNSCYDVNEKRFSLNWTYFECDNCTEDLFVQFRRKVIIPRNDRFSGRVEWSGNLKKNDVSVTIHDIQLGDEGFYNCSVLNPPDRHNGWGLIYLRVVTEVPPERDSTVAVIIGASVGGFLAVVILILVIVKCVRRKKKQDHQSEDQKTEEEGKTDGEGNQEEDGKQH; encoded by the exons ATGAAACTTCATGTCAGACCGGTTCTTCCTCGCCCACATTCCGCCTTGCTGGGGCTGATGCTCCTGTCCAGCGGCTGGG TCCACCTTGGTTCCAGTATGGAAGTTATGGTCTCACCGTACATCATCAAGCTGAATGGTACATCAGCCAAACTGACCTGCACCTTCAACTCTTGCTATGATGTCAATGAAAAGCGTTTCTCTTTAAATTGGACCTATTTTGAATGTGACAACTGCACTGAAGATCTG TTTGTCCAGTTTCGGCGCAAGGTCATCATACCCAGAAATGACCGCTTTTCAGGCAGGGTGGAGTGGTCAGGGAACCTCAAAAAGAACGATGTGTCGGTCACTATTCACGACATCCAGCTCGGTGATGAAGGCTTTTACAACTGTTCTGTGTTAAACCCTCCTGACAGACACAACGGATGGGGATTAATCTACCTGAGAGTGGTCACAGAAG TTCCCCCTGAACGTGACTCCACGGTCGCTGTGATTATAGGAGCATCAGTCGGGGGGTTTCTGGCTGTCGTCATTCTGATcttagtgattgtgaagtgtgtgaGGAGGAAAAAGAAACAAGATCACCAATCTGAAGATCAGAAAACCGAAGAGGAAGGAAAAACAGATGGCGAAGGCAATCAGGAAGAAGATGGAAA